In the Mytilus galloprovincialis chromosome 10, xbMytGall1.hap1.1, whole genome shotgun sequence genome, one interval contains:
- the LOC143048867 gene encoding uncharacterized protein LOC143048867: MGSSHQKETPDIIELVEIKKDTDVCTQYQHDYSDTTQNLSKCKFNNADEDTTHYMNTVWRMSYKDEDNFAANKCSTEEQFNPSAILPDVGINHETTPEGQLLNGSDERDSWDIEEKPTVYNQSIVEDVVNPNASERDDKIMHTFNERITNGDDIVQEMNKDTADTGTIKTCLKRQPRSSSNEGDSWDVSEKTAVLVSLDQLSKNQIDTENTWSEQKERGT; the protein is encoded by the exons ATGGGCTCTTCTCATCAGAAAGAAACACCTGATATTATAGAATTAGTCGAAATCAAAAAAGATACAGATGTATGTACACAGTACCAGCATGACTATTCAGACACTACTCAAAACTTAAGCAAGTGTAAATTCAATAACGCTGATGAAGACACTACTCATTATATGAACACTGTCTGGAGAATGTCGTACAAGGATGAAGACAATTTTGCAGCAAACAAATGTTCAACAGAAGAACAATTTAATCCAAGTGCAATTTTACCTGATGTCGGTATAAACCATG AAACAACCCCGGAGGGCCAGCTACTAAATGGCAGTGATGAAAGGGATTCGTGGGATATAGAGGAAAAACCTACAG TATATAACCAATCCATTGTGGAGGATGTTGTTAATCCCAACGCCAGTGAAAGAGACGATAAAATAATGCATACATTCAACGAAAGAATAACAAATGGTGATGATATAGTACAGGAGATGAATAAAGATACTGCAGATACAGGCACGATAA AAACATGCCTAAAGCGACAGCCACGAAGTAGCAGTAATGAAGGAGACTCGTGGGATGTGAGTGAAAAAACTGCAG TCTTGGTTTCCCTAGACCAGCTGTCTAAAAATCAAATAGACACAGAAAATACATGGAGTGAACAAAAAGAAAGAG GCACCTAG